The proteins below are encoded in one region of Apium graveolens cultivar Ventura chromosome 4, ASM990537v1, whole genome shotgun sequence:
- the LOC141720732 gene encoding protein DETOXIFICATION 35-like — translation MGTPLLNQGATAKLQYELIGDDGDYIPARTLRHWRSVFRIESEKLWKIAIPIAITTLCQFGLNSLTNIFVGHVGDLELSSFSIATGVINMFSFGFMLGMGSAIETLCGQAFGAGQLHMLGIYMQRSWIVLGTTCIFIMPIYIFATPILKLTGQEDDIADLAGEVAILTIPQLFSLAINFPTQKFLQAQSKVNVLALIGFGNLIIHCGLLWLFVFVFRWGTTGAAIAFDITSWTAALAQVIYIIMWCKDGWTGLSPAAFRDIWPFVRLSFSSAVMFCLEVWYMMSINLLTGNLDNAVIAVGSLTICSNINGWEGMVFIAISAAISVRVSNELGLGRPRATKYSVYVTVFQSLLIGLLCMIIIILMKNHIATIFTNSKEMQEAVSKLAYLLGVTMILNTVQPVISGVAVGGGWQSLVAYINLGSYYAFGLPLGYLVGYKAKFGVQGLWGGMIIGMILQTVLLLVVLYKTNWIKEVEETSSRMEHWGGQKIKNKTSQNYV, via the exons ATGGGAACGCCACTGCTGAACCAAGGCGCCACGGCAAAGCTCCAATATGAACTGATAGGCGATGACGGAGATTACATACCTGCGAGAACATTGAGGCATTGGAGATCAGTGTTTAGAATAGAGTCAGAAAAGCTATGGAAAATCGCTATACCAATAGCTATAACAACGCTGTGTCAGTTTGGACTAAACTCACTCACTAATATATTTGTAGGACATGTTGGAGATCTTGAGCTCTCTTCTTTTAGTATTGCCACGGGCGTCATCAATATGTTTTCATTCGGCTTTATG CTTGGTATGGGAAGTGCGATAGAGACTCTGTGTGGTCAGGCTTTTGGTGCTGGGCAACTTCACATGCTTGGTATATATATGCAGCGGTCATGGATAGTCCTAGGCACGACTTGTATCTTTATCATGCCCATATACATCTTTGCTACCCCAATCTTAAAGCTAACTGGTCAGGAAGATGACATTGCTGATCTTGCCGGAGAAGTTGCCATCCTAACCATTCCCCAATTATTTTCACTGGCTATTAATTTTCCTACCCAAAAGTTTCTCCAGGCACAAAGCAAAGTCAATGTGCTTGCCTTGATTGGTTTTGGAAATTTAATTATTCATTGTGGACTACTTTGGCTCTTCGTTTTCGTTTTTAGATGGGGTACAACTGGTGCAGCTATAGCCTTTGACATCACAAGTTGGACAGCTGCACTAGCGCAAGTTATTTACATTATCATGTGGTGCAAGGATGGCTGGACAGGATTGTCACCTGCTGCTTTTAGAGATATTTGGCCATTTGTCAGGCTCTCGTTTTCCTCAGCGGTGATGTTCTGCTTGGAGGTGTGGTATATGATGAGCATAAATCTTCTCACAGGCAATCTTGATAATGCTGTGATTGCTGTTGGATCACTTACTATTTG TTCGAACATCAATGGATGGGAAGGCATGGTGTTTATTGCAATAAGTGCTGCGATAAG TGTTCGGGTCTCCAATGAGCTTGGGTTAGGACGTCCAAGAGCAACTAAATATAGTGTGTACGTCACCGTGTTTCAGTCACTTCTGATTGGTCTACTTTGCATGATCATCATTATTTTAATGAAGAACCATATAGCAACTATATTCACAAACAGCAAGGAGATGCAAGAAGCTGTTTCTAAACTTGCATACCTTCTCGGTGTGACAATGATTCTTAACACTGTCCAGCCCGTGATATCTG GTGTTGCTGTAGGAGGGGGGTGGCAATCTCTTGTGGCTTACATCAACTTGGGGTCATACTATGCTTTTGGGCTTCCCCTGGGATACCTTGTTGGTTATAAAGCTAAATTTGGGGTGCAG GGACTATGGGGAGGTATGATAATTGGAATGATTCTGCAGACAGTTCTTCTCCTTGTTGTACTGTATAAAACTAACTGGATTAAGGAG GTGGAGGAGACTTCCTCGCGTATGGAGCATTGGGGAGGgcagaaaataaaaaataaaacatcACAGAATTATGTATGA